A genomic segment from Fusarium keratoplasticum isolate Fu6.1 chromosome 10, whole genome shotgun sequence encodes:
- a CDS encoding Pectinesterase domain-containing protein: protein MMTPIFKALLVAQALFHTVATHHSKGPVDTYKKCQRQTHRPTEGCPPGTLYVARDDARAHFNSVQDAIDSFGNTTTPGYILIAPGNYTEQLNVTRRGPLHLIGMSNKPWKHELYADIDVNTTAQNDVQIWWNSANHNVSFPDNVYTGVLTIGPNLNATLTGSGPTGFPVPVDTPFGCTDFRAYNIDFRNEYIPYSYGPAHALGVSRANAGFYSCGFYSYQDTVYVGKLGNAFFYDSVIAGQTDFLYGFGTAYIDRSTLSLRSCGGGITAWKGTNTTFTNKYGVYINDAQVIAANSTVAKDVVGKCALGRPWNSQHRSIFMKSYFDTSINPAGYIIWSKDTPRVDTYTFMATWKNYGPGYDEKAEAESNVTLVLTDTEVAPYRLPVDVFQTPDGKFGNVHWIDRKSL from the exons ATGATGACACCCATCTTCAAGGCTTTGCTCGTCGCACAGGCTCTCTTCCATACTGTGGCTACACACCACTCCAAGGGCCCTGTTGACACATACAAGAAATGTCAGAGACAGACGCATCGTCCCACTGAAGGCTGCCCTCCGGGTACTCTATATGTTGCCAGGGATGATGCTCGAGCTCATTTCAATTCCGTCCAGGACGCTATCGACTCATTCGGCAACACCACTACTCCTGGATACATTCTTATTGCTCCGGGTAACTACACAGAGCAGCTGAATGTGACGCGAAGGGGTCCTCTACACTTGATTGGAATGTCCAATAAACCATGGAAGCACGAATTATACGCGGACATTGATGTCAACACTACGGCACAGAATGACGTTCAGATTTGGTGGAACTCAGCCAACCACAACGTTTCGTTTCCTGATAACGTCTACACCGGCGTCTTGACGATCGGTCCTAACCTCAATGCCACTCTCACTGGTTCGGGTCCCACTGGCTTCCCAGTTCCAGTTGACACTCCCTTTGGATGCACCGATTTCCGCGCTTACAATATTGATTTTCGAAACGAGTATATTCCTTACTCATACGGACCAGCACATGCGTTGGGTGTGAGTAGAGCCAATGCCGGCTTTTACTCTTGCGGCTTCTATAGCTACCAAGATACT GTTTATGTTGGAAAGCTTGGAAATGCCTTCTTCTACGACAGCGTCATTGCAGGACAAACAGACTTCCTCTATGGGTTCGGAACGGCCTACATTGACCGTTCAACGCTCTCACTCCGCAGCTGCGGTGGTGGAATCACGGCTTGGAAGGGCACAAATACGACCTTCACCAACAAGTACGGTGTCTATATCAATGACGCCCAAGTCATTGCGGCAAACTCTACTGTAGCGAAGGATGTCGTGGGAAAGTGTGCCCTCGGTAGGCCTTGGAACTCACAACATCGTTCCATTTTTATGAAGTCGTACTTTGACACCAGTATCAATCCCGCTGGCTACATCATCTGGAGCAAGGATACACCGCGTGTCGATACCTATACTTTCATGGCTACCTGGAAGAACTATGGCCCTGGCTACgacgagaaggccgaggcggaAAGTAATGTTACTCTTGTGCTAACAGACACCGAAGTCGCCCCATACCGTTTGCCCGTGGATGTCTTTCAAACTCCGGATGGCAAGTTTGGTAATGTGCATTGGATCGATCGAAAGAGCTTGTGA
- a CDS encoding Abhydrolase-3 domain-containing protein, whose product MMISSPEFAEFLAQAGDVPNPPMSAMAAAFKQNPPPKPPSTEIEYTTEIPMRDGYLSELRIHHPSKSSTDTRAMFVLIHGGGFCLGNNFIHSYQSRAIASLHDVTVVNLSYRLAPEHKFPAGPNDVWDSMKWLSQEGNAKELGCDLSLGFYIGGVSAGGNLSAVTAQRWVSEKCMPKLTGVWASIPYVLEEEIVPIQYKGFYLARKQNADAMVINKDAMDFVLDAYNPDISSPAFSPFRAEHPHTGMPPVYIQVAGQDPLRDDGLIYEKALRAHGVPTRLEVYPGLPHAFDGMFRELKVSRKSMFDTLMGIGWLTKKNLDRELCEKLVEESYMATPSVRPI is encoded by the exons ATGATGATTTCAAGTCCCGAGTTTGCTGAG TTTCTTGCGCAAGCTGGCGATGTCCCAAACCCCCCGATGTCTGCCATGGCAGCGGCTTTCAAGCAGAACCCACCTCCTAAGCCACCATCCACAGAGATCGAGTACACAACGGAGATCCCTATGCGAGACGGATACTTGAGCGAGCTTcgcatccatcatccaagcAAGTCATCGACCGATACTCGGGCCATGTTCGTCTTGATACATGGCGGCGGCTTCTGCCTAGGAAACAACTTTATCCACAGCTACCAATCGCGGGCTATCGCGTCGCTCCATGATGTCACCGTCGTCAATCTTTCGTATCGTCTTGCTCCGGAACACAAATTCCCTGCCGGTCCCAATGATGTCTGGGACTCTATGAAATGGTTGAGCCAAGAGGGCAATGCAAAAGAGCTCGGGTGTGACCTCTCGCTTGGATTTTACATTGGCGGTGTATCTGCTGGTGGAAACCTGTCCGCGGTCACGGCACAGCGATGGGTGTCAGAGAAGTGTATGCCCAAGCTCACAGGGGTCTGGGCGTCCATTCCTTACGTCTTAGAGGAAGAGATCGTACCCATTCAGTACAAGGGCTTCTATCTCGCCAGGAAGCAGAATGCCGACGCTATGGTCATCAACAAGGACGCGATGGACTTTGTGCTAGACGCGTACAATCCGGATATATCGTCGCCGGCTTTCTCTCCCTTTCGAGCCGAGCATCCACACACCGGAATGCCACCCGTCTACATTCAGGTTGCAGGCCAGGACCCGCTCAGGGACGATGGACTCATTTATGAGAAAGCCCTGCGTGCTCACGGGGTGCCGACGAGACTGGAAGTGTACCCTGGTCTTCCTCATGCATTTGATGGTATGTTTCGGGAGCTGAAGGTTTCGCGGAAGAGCATGTTCGACACTTTGATGGGGATTGGCTGGCTCACAAAGAAGAATCTTGATCGTGAACTGTGTGAGAAGCTGGTTGAAGAGTCATATATGGCCACGCCCTCCGTGCGGCCGATTTGA